In a genomic window of Deinococcus sp. AB2017081:
- a CDS encoding zinc-dependent alcohol dehydrogenase has product MKAIVWQGTNHVGVETVPDPTLLLPTDAIVKITSTAICGSDLHLLDGVIPSMEKGDILGHEFMGEVVEIGRDVKRLQVGDRVVVPFNIACGVCDPCRRGLFSACDNSNPNHRMAEALYGAVSGGGLFGYSHMYGGYAGGQAQYVRVPFADIGPHKIESDLRDEQVLFLTDIFPTGYQAAENCAIVPGRDVVAVFGAGPVGQFAARSAQMLGAAHVIVIDRVPERLSMAEAAGCQTINYEQDDVMVALREATGGRGPDHVIDAVGMEAHGHGPGAIVDTAKQRLKLSFDRITALRWAIMSCAKGGTVSMPGVYGGLIDKLPMGAAFAKGLTFKMGQTHTQRHIAPLLGRIEAGEIDPSFVITHRATLDDAPELYKTFRDKHDGCIKVVLDPWG; this is encoded by the coding sequence ATGAAAGCCATCGTGTGGCAGGGCACCAACCACGTGGGCGTCGAGACCGTACCGGATCCGACCCTGCTGCTCCCGACCGACGCCATCGTGAAGATCACCTCGACCGCGATCTGCGGCTCCGACCTGCACCTGCTCGACGGCGTGATTCCCAGCATGGAGAAGGGCGACATCCTGGGCCACGAGTTCATGGGCGAGGTCGTCGAGATCGGCCGCGACGTGAAGCGGCTGCAGGTGGGCGACCGCGTGGTGGTGCCGTTCAACATCGCCTGCGGCGTGTGCGATCCGTGCCGGCGGGGGCTCTTTAGCGCGTGCGACAACTCCAACCCCAACCACCGCATGGCCGAGGCACTGTACGGCGCGGTCAGCGGCGGCGGGCTGTTCGGGTACTCGCACATGTACGGCGGCTACGCGGGCGGGCAGGCCCAGTACGTGCGCGTGCCCTTTGCCGACATCGGGCCACACAAGATCGAGTCGGATCTGCGCGACGAGCAGGTGCTGTTCCTGACCGACATCTTCCCGACCGGCTACCAGGCGGCCGAGAACTGCGCCATCGTACCCGGACGCGACGTGGTCGCGGTCTTCGGGGCCGGGCCGGTGGGCCAGTTTGCGGCCCGCAGCGCCCAGATGCTTGGGGCCGCCCACGTGATCGTGATCGACCGCGTGCCGGAGCGGTTGAGCATGGCCGAGGCCGCCGGCTGCCAGACCATCAACTACGAGCAGGACGACGTCATGGTGGCCCTGCGTGAGGCCACGGGCGGACGCGGGCCGGACCACGTGATCGACGCGGTCGGCATGGAGGCGCACGGCCACGGCCCCGGCGCGATCGTGGACACGGCCAAGCAGCGCCTGAAACTGAGCTTTGACCGGATCACGGCGCTGCGCTGGGCGATCATGAGCTGCGCCAAGGGCGGCACCGTCAGCATGCCCGGCGTGTATGGCGGCCTGATCGACAAGCTGCCCATGGGCGCGGCCTTCGCCAAGGGCCTGACCTTCAAGATGGGCCAGACGCACACCCAGCGGCACATCGCGCCGCTGCTGGGCCGCATCGAGGCGGGCGAGATCGACCCGAGTTTCGTGATTACCCACCGCGCCACACTGGACGACGCGCCCGAGCTGTACAAGACCTTCCGCGACAAGCATGACGGCTGCATCAAGGTCGTCCTCGATCCCTGGGGCTGA
- a CDS encoding SRPBCC family protein, whose product MTPADSPPDPSSGQPSSAPPPPSSTGAHMAPAERSVVGTLGVALMGAGLRGGTPLQKLVLGSVGAGLAAMAATGRNPLATALKIRQTQSGDVLVSDAVTIGRPADDLYAHWRDLASLPRVMTHLQRVDVLDETRSRWTVTAPTGEVSWEAEITADEPGRRLAWQSLPGAAIDNAGEVLFRPAPGDRGTEVIVRLTYRPPGGTAGAVLARVAGEEPAQQLRDDLMRFKREQELGFAPTTEGQSSGRAAAGRIA is encoded by the coding sequence ATGACTCCAGCCGATTCCCCCCCCGACCCGTCGTCCGGCCAGCCGTCGTCCGCACCCCCACCCCCGTCCAGCACCGGCGCCCACATGGCCCCGGCCGAGCGCTCGGTGGTCGGCACCCTGGGCGTTGCGCTGATGGGCGCTGGCCTGCGCGGCGGCACGCCCCTGCAGAAGCTCGTCCTGGGCAGCGTCGGCGCGGGGCTGGCCGCCATGGCCGCCACCGGGCGCAACCCGCTGGCCACCGCCCTGAAGATCCGGCAGACCCAGAGCGGCGACGTGCTGGTCAGCGACGCCGTGACCATCGGCCGGCCCGCCGACGACCTGTACGCCCACTGGCGGGATCTGGCATCGCTGCCCCGCGTGATGACGCACCTGCAGCGCGTCGACGTGCTGGACGAGACCCGCTCGCGCTGGACGGTCACCGCGCCCACCGGCGAGGTCAGCTGGGAGGCCGAGATCACGGCCGACGAGCCGGGGCGGCGCCTGGCGTGGCAGTCGCTGCCCGGCGCGGCCATCGACAACGCCGGCGAGGTGCTGTTCCGGCCCGCGCCCGGCGACCGGGGCACCGAGGTGATCGTGCGCCTGACCTACCGCCCGCCCGGCGGCACCGCCGGGGCCGTCCTGGCCCGCGTGGCCGGCGAGGAACCCGCGCAGCAGCTGCGCGACGACCTGATGCGCTTCAAGCGCGAGCAGGAACTGGGCTTCGCGCCCACCACCGAGGGCCAGAGCAGCGGCCGCGCCGCCGCCGGGAGGATCGCATGA
- a CDS encoding ArsR/SmtB family transcription factor has product MIPRSPVPVLDVLKALASDVRFEIVQLLAHGERCVCDLEAQLALPQSKVSYHMAVLLEAGLVTRDQRGKNSYYSLDRARLYAVGGEVLTALLVPDRPLTHQVSSVC; this is encoded by the coding sequence ATGATTCCACGGAGCCCGGTACCGGTGCTGGACGTGCTCAAGGCGCTGGCCAGTGATGTCCGGTTCGAGATCGTGCAGCTCCTCGCCCACGGCGAGCGCTGCGTATGCGATCTGGAAGCGCAGCTGGCCCTGCCACAGTCGAAGGTCTCGTACCACATGGCCGTCCTGCTGGAGGCGGGGCTGGTGACGCGTGACCAGCGCGGGAAGAACAGCTACTACTCGCTGGATCGTGCCCGGCTGTACGCCGTGGGCGGCGAGGTGCTGACGGCCCTGCTGGTTCCGGATCGCCCCCTGACACATCAGGTCAGTTCGGTCTGTTAA
- a CDS encoding arsenate reductase ArsC → MRRVLILCTHNSARSQMAEALTRDAARRAGLPLDVHSAGTEATRVKDDAKTVMAELGLDLSGHTSKTLWDVSDAQTFDYVITVCDSAAEACPVYPGTTTRRHYPFVDPSGGSLDRWRAVRDQQRACFDAFVHALAAGADAPPSYADSPAVPVA, encoded by the coding sequence ATGCGCCGTGTCCTGATCCTGTGCACGCACAACTCTGCCCGCAGCCAGATGGCCGAGGCCCTGACCCGCGACGCGGCCCGCCGCGCCGGCCTGCCCCTGGACGTCCACTCGGCCGGCACCGAGGCCACCCGCGTCAAGGACGACGCGAAGACCGTCATGGCCGAACTGGGGCTGGATCTGTCGGGCCACACCAGCAAGACGCTGTGGGACGTGTCGGACGCCCAGACCTTCGACTACGTGATCACAGTCTGCGACAGCGCGGCCGAGGCCTGCCCGGTCTATCCCGGCACGACCACGCGCCGGCACTATCCCTTCGTGGATCCCTCGGGCGGGAGTCTGGATCGCTGGCGGGCCGTGCGTGACCAGCAGCGGGCGTGCTTCGACGCCTTCGTGCATGCCCTGGCCGCCGGTGCCGACGCGCCGCCCTCGTACGCCGACAGTCCGGCGGTGCCGGTGGCCTGA
- a CDS encoding DUF2254 domain-containing protein yields MREWTGQFWFLPAVMTITALFLAWAGIQVEERHGIPAGLDWVYSGGESGARSLLSAVASSAIGVAGTVFSITIAALSYAAGSMGPRLLDNFTRDRGNQAVLGTFIATFAFTLFSLRSVQGGDDRPFVPHYNVTLAMLLALACVAALVYFLAHVTRGINMTAVINLLRDDLRRALERATDDRTEAVHPAAPPEAFWTAGEQLRSPDSGYLQLLDTEALTAAATRDGVALLILVRPGEYVFPNTPVAVGVPRLPGGVLPALVLGPRRVAGQDLEFTVRQLAEVAARALSPGVNDPVTATDVIDRFGDALCRLQGRTWPSGVVYRDHQLRLVYPVTTYGGLLDSMFHMIRQYGSASPAVTLRLLDVLRIVAQGEQDATRHAELDRHATLIMEDARRETKNPGDLKDLEDRYRTLRQGIRRHGEAPGA; encoded by the coding sequence GTGAGGGAGTGGACGGGGCAGTTCTGGTTTCTGCCGGCCGTGATGACCATCACGGCGCTGTTCCTCGCGTGGGCGGGCATTCAGGTCGAGGAGCGGCACGGCATCCCCGCAGGACTGGACTGGGTGTATTCGGGTGGAGAGAGCGGGGCGCGCAGCCTGCTGTCCGCTGTGGCCAGCAGCGCCATCGGGGTGGCGGGCACGGTCTTTTCCATCACGATCGCGGCGCTGTCCTACGCGGCGGGCAGCATGGGGCCGCGTCTGCTGGACAATTTCACGCGAGACCGTGGGAACCAGGCCGTGCTGGGCACGTTCATCGCCACGTTCGCATTCACACTGTTCAGCCTGCGCAGCGTGCAGGGAGGCGACGACCGTCCCTTTGTGCCGCACTACAACGTCACGCTCGCGATGCTGCTGGCGCTGGCGTGCGTGGCGGCGCTGGTGTACTTTCTCGCCCACGTGACGCGCGGCATCAACATGACCGCCGTGATCAACCTGCTCAGGGATGATCTGCGGCGCGCCCTGGAGCGGGCGACGGACGATCGGACGGAGGCAGTCCATCCCGCCGCGCCACCGGAGGCCTTCTGGACGGCCGGGGAGCAGCTGCGTTCCCCGGACAGCGGGTACCTGCAACTGCTCGACACGGAGGCCTTGACGGCCGCGGCCACACGCGACGGCGTGGCCCTGCTCATCCTTGTGCGCCCCGGGGAGTACGTCTTTCCGAACACGCCCGTCGCCGTGGGAGTCCCGCGGCTGCCGGGAGGCGTCCTCCCGGCCCTGGTGCTGGGGCCCCGGCGGGTCGCGGGTCAGGACCTGGAGTTCACGGTGCGGCAACTGGCCGAAGTGGCCGCCCGCGCCCTGAGTCCCGGCGTGAACGATCCGGTCACCGCCACCGATGTGATCGACCGGTTCGGGGACGCCCTGTGCCGGCTGCAGGGGCGCACGTGGCCATCGGGTGTGGTGTACCGAGATCATCAGCTGCGGCTCGTGTACCCGGTCACCACCTACGGCGGGCTGCTGGACAGCATGTTTCACATGATCCGGCAGTACGGCAGCGCGAGCCCGGCCGTGACCCTGCGGCTGCTGGACGTGTTGCGCATCGTGGCGCAGGGCGAGCAGGACGCCACGCGGCACGCAGAGCTGGACCGTCACGCCACGCTGATCATGGAGGACGCGCGGCGCGAGACGAAAAACCCCGGGGATCTCAAAGACCTGGAGGACAGATACAGGACGCTGCGTCAAGGCATCCGCAGACACGGTGAAGCCCCCGGCGCGTGA
- a CDS encoding mechanosensitive ion channel domain-containing protein — translation MSGVAIGFAFKATVPHRVATRLPTIRPFRIGDQIVSGGHEGTVEDIPVRATLLRTRDNRRVVVPKRGQSTNRVTVNTAYDRRRLAVTVGIGSGDDTARAQPSILKTPAGAGDVPALTVLVRALAAFRVHLEVRSWTDPPIRRDVVEPQDRVLPALHPALIAAGIDLPLPHQRGLVDDQTEETDGDRARQREGRSSQEAGPRSRAALHHPVETP, via the coding sequence GTGAGTGGCGTCGCGATCGGCTTTGCGTTCAAGGCCACCGTCCCGCACCGTGTGGCCACGCGGCTGCCGACCATCCGGCCCTTCCGGATCGGGGATCAGATCGTCAGCGGTGGGCATGAGGGCACCGTGGAGGACATCCCGGTACGCGCGACCCTGCTGCGGACGCGTGACAACCGGCGGGTGGTCGTTCCGAAGCGCGGGCAGTCCACCAACCGCGTGACCGTGAACACGGCGTATGACCGGCGGCGCCTGGCCGTCACGGTCGGGATCGGCTCTGGAGACGACACTGCCCGGGCCCAGCCGAGCATCCTGAAGACCCCCGCCGGGGCCGGGGACGTACCGGCACTGACCGTGCTGGTGCGCGCACTGGCCGCGTTCCGTGTGCACCTCGAGGTGCGCTCCTGGACCGACCCGCCCATCCGGCGGGACGTGGTGGAACCGCAGGATCGGGTGCTGCCGGCCCTGCACCCTGCGCTGATCGCTGCCGGCATCGACCTCCCCCTCCCCCACCAGCGGGGGCTTGTGGACGACCAGACCGAGGAGACGGACGGCGACCGCGCCCGCCAGCGTGAGGGCCGGTCCTCACAGGAGGCCGGTCCTCGCTCCCGCGCCGCGCTCCACCACCCGGTCGAGACGCCGTGA